A stretch of the Corylus avellana chromosome ca6, CavTom2PMs-1.0 genome encodes the following:
- the LOC132184048 gene encoding probable carboxylesterase 2, with amino-acid sequence MDPASKKEVAVEVFPYLREYKDGTVERTAGTLVVPAGFDPQAGVESKDIVIIPETGVSARLYRRRNLPTANKSENKLPLVLYFHGGAFCISSVADPLYHNSLNILVADANIIAVSVDYRRAPEHPLPAAYEDAWAALQWVASQVDDRRHDGHEPWLKDQVDFGKVFLVGDSAGASMAHHVALRATGNVVKLLGIILINPYFWGEKAIGSEITDPVRKAMVDNWWRYVCPSKKGGDDPLINPFAEGSPSLSNLACHKILVTVAEKDILRDRGRLYYEKLVNSGWTGKAEIVETQGEDHVFHIFDPNCEKAKSLIKRLSSFINQSHL; translated from the coding sequence ATGGATCCAGCGAGTAAGAAAGAGGTAGCTGTTGAGGTTTTTCCCTACCTTAGAGAATACAAAGATGGAACCGTGGAAAGGACTGCGGGGACCCTAGTTGTCCCCGCAGGCTTCGATCCTCAAGCCGGCGTTGAATCTAAAGACATAGTCATCATACCAGAAACCGGCGTCTCCGCCCGGCTCTACCGACGTCGCAATCTACCGACCGCCAACAAGAGTGAGAATAAGCTTCCTCTCGTTCTCTACTTTCACGGCGGAGCATTTTGCATATCGTCAGTCGCCGATCCCCTCTACCACAACAGTCTCAACATCCTAGTTGCCGATGCTAACATCATCGCCGTCTCGGTGGACTACAGGAGAGCCCCGGAGCATCCCCTTCCGGCGGCATACGAGGACGCCTGGGCTGCGCTTCAGTGGGTGGCTTCCCAAGTCGATGATCGCCGCCACGATGGCCACGAGCCATGGCTCAAGGATCAAGTTGATTTTGGGAAGGTGTTCTTGGTAGGAGACAGCGCTGGCGCCAGTATGGCTCACCACGTGGCGCTACGGGCAACAGGAAATGTAGTGAAGCTCCTTGGCATTATTCTAATCAATCCTTACTTCTGGGGAGAAAAGGCAATCGGATCGGAGATTACAGACCCGGTGAGAAAAGCGATGGTGGACAATTGGTGGCGCTATGTCTGCCCATCTAAGAAAGGTGGCGATGATCCGCTCATCAACCCTTTTGCAGAAGGATCCCCAAGTCTTTCCAACTTGGCCTGCCATAAAATCCTTGTTACCGTTGCTGAGAAAGACATCTTGAGGGATCGAGGGAGGCTTTACTACGAAAAGTTGGTGAATAGCGGATGGACAGGAAAGGCTGAGATCGTGGAGACCCAAGGGGAAGATCATGTCTTCCATATCTTCGACCCAAATTGTGAGAAAGccaagagcttgattaaacgcTTGTCTTCTTTCATCAACCAAAGCCATCTTTAA